Proteins from a genomic interval of Bos mutus isolate GX-2022 chromosome 15, NWIPB_WYAK_1.1, whole genome shotgun sequence:
- the LOC102268295 gene encoding olfactory receptor 10T2, with amino-acid sequence MDNHTTVSTFLLWGFSSFPDLQDLLFVMVFFSHVTILAANVSIIVAVKLNHSLHIPMYFFLCGLSFSETCTAMVIIPRMLVDLLSDSKSISVFECATQMFFFFGLSGNNCFIMAAMSYDRYTAIHNPLHYSTLMTQKICFQLMMAAWLVGFLVSMCIVTIVFNLSFCDSNTIQHFFCDISPVVCLACDYTLSYEMAIFVLSAFVLVGSFILIMISYVFIGSIVMKMPSAKGRYKAFSTCSSHLTVVCTHFGFAGFVYLRPKSSDSFREDMLMAVTYTVLTPLLNPIVYSLRNKEMQIALRKIVNSANRFILQMVNKRTLNI; translated from the coding sequence ATGGACAATCATACCACAGTGAGCACATTCCTTCTGTGGGGATTTTCCAGTTTCCCGGACCTGCAAGATCTCCTCTTTGTGATGGTTTTCTTCTCCCATGTGACCATTCTAGCTGCAAATGTGTCCATAATAGTGGCCGTCAAGCTCAATCACAGCCTTCACAtccccatgtactttttcctctgTGGCCTCTCCTTTTCAGAAACCTGTACCGCTATGGTAATCATCCCCCGCATGTTGGTGGACTTGCTATCAGACAGtaagtccatttctgtttttgagTGTGCCACacagatgtttttcttctttggcttGTCAGGCAATAACTGCTTCATCATGGCCGCCATGTCCTATGACCGTTACACCGCTATTCACAACCCACTGCActactccaccctcatgacccagAAGATCTGCTTTCAGTTAATGATGGCTGCTTGGTTGGTTGGGTTCCTGGTTTCTATGTGCATCGTCACCATTGTATTCAACTTATCTTTTTGTGACTCCAACACCATCCAGCACTTCTTTTGCGACATCTCGCCTGTGGTCTGCCTGGCTTGTGACTATACTCTGTCTTATGAAATGGCTATTTTTGTGCTCTCTGCCTTTGTATTGGTGGGcagctttattttaattatgatttcCTATGTCTTCATTGGGTCCATAGTTATGAAGATGCCTTCAGCCAAGGGGAGGTATAAGGCCTTCTCAACTTGCTCCTCCCACCTCACTGTGGTGTGCACACACTTTGGATTTGCTGGCTTTGTCTATTTGAGGCCCAAGAGCAGTGACTCATTCCGTGAAGATatgctgatggctgtgacatatACAGTGCTGACACCTCTGCTTAATCCCATTGTTTACAGtctaagaaacaaagaaatgcagATTGCCTTAAGAAAGATAGTAAATagtgcaaataggttcatccttcagatggtaaataaaagaaccctgaacatttaa